One Gloeobacter morelensis MG652769 DNA window includes the following coding sequences:
- a CDS encoding DUF5615 family PIN-like protein, protein MAQLYADEQFPFPVVVLLRALGHDVLTAQEAGQATKGIPDEQVLDFAVSRQCAVLTQNRRHFVRLHRTCPEHAGIVV, encoded by the coding sequence ATGGCCCAGTTGTATGCCGACGAGCAATTTCCGTTTCCGGTCGTCGTTTTGCTGCGGGCACTGGGACACGACGTATTGACGGCTCAGGAGGCCGGCCAAGCTACCAAGGGCATACCAGACGAACAGGTATTGGACTTTGCTGTCAGTCGACAATGCGCAGTTCTCACCCAAAATCGTCGCCATTTTGTGCGGCTGCATCGCACTTGTCCGGAGCATGCCGGGATCGTCGTCTGA
- a CDS encoding asparaginase, producing the protein MLNLYIPSIEVRLLREGLVESVHYCEAVVADHRGRTLAHGGNKQLPTTFIRSALKPFQALPVLRSGAHQAYAMDDADLALLCSSHSGELIHARRAFNLLWRMGLDPAVLVCPVPPGRTSPLEYNCSGKHAGMLAVCRQRSWTTERYADRRHPVQLLIAKTLCELLALPFDELVQARDDCGVPTYQLALAQMAWLYAQLSSGESAELECLARAMIRQPEMVAGEGRFDTVLMQMSGGDLVSKAGAEGVQCIGRMGQGMGLAIKVYDGSDRAKYPVVIHLLRQLGWIDPAVADALGDRFAVLGEHQRLEVVGELEMA; encoded by the coding sequence ATGTTGAACTTGTACATTCCGAGCATCGAGGTGCGCCTGCTGCGCGAAGGCCTCGTCGAATCTGTCCATTACTGCGAGGCGGTCGTCGCCGATCACCGCGGCCGCACCCTGGCCCACGGCGGCAACAAGCAGTTGCCCACCACCTTCATCCGCTCGGCCCTCAAACCCTTTCAGGCGCTGCCCGTCCTGCGCAGCGGCGCCCACCAGGCCTACGCTATGGACGACGCGGATCTGGCCTTGCTGTGCTCCTCCCACAGCGGCGAGCTCATCCACGCCCGGCGCGCCTTCAATTTGCTCTGGCGTATGGGGCTCGACCCTGCGGTGCTCGTCTGCCCGGTACCCCCAGGCCGCACCAGCCCGCTCGAGTACAACTGCTCGGGCAAGCACGCCGGCATGCTGGCCGTCTGCCGGCAGCGCTCCTGGACCACCGAGCGCTACGCCGACCGGCGCCACCCGGTGCAACTATTGATCGCCAAGACCCTGTGCGAATTGCTCGCGCTTCCATTCGACGAACTGGTCCAGGCGCGCGACGACTGCGGAGTGCCCACCTACCAGTTGGCGCTTGCCCAGATGGCCTGGCTTTACGCCCAGCTCTCCTCGGGCGAATCGGCCGAACTTGAGTGCCTGGCGCGCGCGATGATCCGCCAACCGGAGATGGTGGCGGGCGAGGGCCGCTTTGACACAGTCCTGATGCAGATGAGCGGCGGCGACCTGGTGAGCAAGGCCGGTGCCGAAGGCGTGCAGTGCATCGGTCGCATGGGTCAGGGCATGGGACTTGCCATCAAGGTCTACGACGGTTCCGACCGCGCCAAGTACCCGGTGGTCATTCATCTATTGCGCCAGTTGGGCTGGATCGATCCGGCCGTGGCCGATGCCCTGGGTGACCGCTTCGCTGTGCTGGGCGAGCATCAGCGCCTCGAAGTGGTGGGCGAACTGGAGATGGCTTAG
- a CDS encoding NAD(P)/FAD-dependent oxidoreductase: MILKREHFDEKQAQLYDVIVAGGGAGGLSAAVYLARYNLKVLVIEKGRGRSFWMQDLWNYVPRVVSGKELIEGGKEMALHYGADWLNGFVEEATDTGEEFHVRVKYRFKNSDYPVFRTKYLIAATGLIDVLPQLENMQNVYEYAGYNLHVCLICDGYEMTDRRAALIAGSEKAINTAFVLNWFTPYITVLTLGAYPVGDEMRAKLADHGYPLIEKPIARFLGKDHVMDGIEFADGASIKVDTGLISMGSLRHDGYLKNLGLLTDGGDIVTESDCRTSHPRVFALGDLKKGLNQVSIAVADGTLAATAIWKEIRRASAPRKWAAPLQEAAARAEESARPEIGLGAPRGG, translated from the coding sequence ATGATCCTCAAGCGCGAACACTTCGATGAAAAGCAAGCCCAGCTCTATGACGTGATCGTCGCCGGCGGCGGTGCCGGCGGCCTGTCGGCGGCGGTGTACCTGGCCCGCTACAACCTCAAAGTCCTGGTGATCGAAAAAGGACGCGGCCGCTCGTTCTGGATGCAGGATCTCTGGAATTATGTTCCCCGGGTGGTCAGCGGCAAGGAACTCATCGAAGGCGGCAAGGAGATGGCTCTGCATTACGGGGCTGACTGGCTCAACGGCTTTGTCGAAGAAGCCACCGACACCGGCGAAGAATTCCACGTGCGTGTCAAGTATCGCTTCAAAAACAGCGACTACCCGGTCTTCCGCACCAAATATCTGATCGCCGCCACCGGCCTCATCGACGTGCTGCCGCAGCTGGAGAACATGCAGAACGTCTACGAGTACGCCGGGTACAACCTGCACGTCTGCTTGATCTGCGACGGCTATGAAATGACCGACCGGCGCGCGGCCCTCATCGCAGGCAGCGAAAAGGCGATCAACACCGCCTTCGTGCTCAACTGGTTCACGCCCTACATCACTGTGCTCACCCTGGGCGCCTACCCGGTAGGGGACGAGATGCGCGCCAAACTCGCCGATCATGGCTATCCGCTCATCGAAAAGCCGATCGCCCGCTTTCTGGGCAAAGACCACGTCATGGACGGCATCGAATTTGCCGACGGCGCCTCGATCAAAGTGGATACCGGCCTCATCTCGATGGGTTCACTCCGCCACGACGGTTATCTCAAAAACCTCGGCTTGCTCACCGACGGCGGCGACATCGTCACCGAGTCCGACTGCCGCACTTCTCACCCGCGCGTCTTCGCGCTGGGCGATCTCAAAAAGGGCCTCAACCAGGTGTCGATCGCCGTGGCCGACGGCACCCTCGCCGCTACTGCCATTTGGAAGGAGATCCGCCGCGCCAGTGCCCCGCGCAAATGGGCGGCCCCGCTGCAGGAAGCAGCTGCCCGAGCGGAGGAGTCGGCTCGCCCAGAAATCGGCCTCGGAGCGCCGCGGGGAGGTTAG
- a CDS encoding DUF433 domain-containing protein — MSLKELQPQLLALSPEEKAQAIELLAQSLSNVWRGVAKIPGVVGGDACVAGTRIPVWGLVNYRRLGADDARILAAFPQLTAADLQNAWAYAQAFPDEIEIAIRDNENA; from the coding sequence GTGAGCCTTAAGGAACTTCAGCCCCAACTGCTCGCCCTTTCTCCCGAAGAAAAAGCCCAGGCGATTGAGCTTTTGGCTCAAAGTCTCAGCAATGTCTGGCGCGGTGTCGCAAAAATTCCGGGTGTGGTCGGCGGTGATGCCTGTGTTGCCGGTACTCGTATTCCAGTTTGGGGTTTGGTCAACTACCGACGCCTGGGAGCCGACGATGCTCGGATTCTCGCGGCCTTTCCCCAACTGACCGCAGCGGACCTGCAGAACGCCTGGGCTTATGCACAAGCCTTTCCCGACGAAATCGAGATTGCCATCCGGGATAACGAGAACGCATAG
- a CDS encoding DUF6887 family protein — protein sequence MSRPDLEQMTDKQLRAYVLANRQDAEAFYLYVERMRQKPPIAVLGPDDPLPPELIKRLEAEGRKFRSRGDTDE from the coding sequence ATGAGCCGCCCCGACTTGGAGCAAATGACCGACAAGCAGCTGCGGGCTTATGTGCTGGCCAACCGGCAGGATGCCGAGGCGTTCTATCTGTACGTAGAGCGTATGCGGCAGAAGCCGCCAATTGCTGTGCTGGGACCTGATGATCCCTTGCCTCCCGAGCTGATCAAACGCCTTGAAGCAGAAGGCCGCAAGTTTCGCTCCAGAGGCGATACAGACGAGTGA
- a CDS encoding peptidoglycan D,D-transpeptidase FtsI family protein encodes MRSLRRQTTSRLWLVGVGVLAAAGGLGYRLYDLQVTQASTLQERAALQRERTVKSERPRAGIVDRRGVALALDEPIFDLYAHPFLIDAEAKLLAARQASRQKGVDRGALEAQLAAQHRQALRSELALALAQATGRPAAEIAARLTENRRTVALARGLSENARERIVQAKLPGLEFGSRRRRFYPDGANSAALVGFLNYDGQGQGGVEQFYHKRLTGASASYPVTLGSGGLPLASTLPTEAFEGFEPGRLALTIDARVQRAARLALERGVEANRVTRGAAIVLEPQSGEIVAMAVSPSFDNNRYGEFPPAHFKNWAVSDLYEPGSTFKPVNVALALSAGAIRPDTVVNDSGSMSFGRYTLSNYDRRARGAISVTKVLMVSSNIGMIRLMQKMPPTAYYDKLREIGIGGAGGVDLPGETRGIITNRTQFAKYPVQVATVAFGQGVALTPLQLASLHGAIANGGMAIQPHLVRAFENDEGQVLWKPEHRPNKRIFTPEATAAVREMMMHVVEEGTGKPARIPGYRIGGKTGTAQKANIGGRGYLAGKKITSFVGYLPARNPRYVVLVVLDEPKSGNAFGSTTAAPIVREICQELISYGNLPPSHPQELLASASTKKP; translated from the coding sequence ATGCGTTCGCTCCGGCGGCAAACCACCTCCCGCCTGTGGTTGGTGGGTGTCGGTGTACTCGCGGCGGCGGGCGGCCTGGGCTACCGCCTTTACGATCTGCAGGTTACCCAGGCGAGCACCCTCCAGGAACGTGCCGCCCTCCAGCGCGAGCGCACGGTCAAATCCGAGCGGCCCCGAGCAGGAATCGTCGATCGGCGCGGGGTGGCCCTGGCCCTCGATGAGCCGATTTTTGATCTCTATGCCCACCCGTTTTTGATCGACGCGGAGGCAAAATTGCTCGCCGCGCGCCAGGCTTCCAGACAAAAAGGCGTCGATCGCGGGGCGCTGGAGGCCCAGCTTGCCGCCCAGCATCGCCAGGCGCTGCGCTCCGAGCTGGCCCTCGCCCTCGCCCAGGCCACCGGCCGGCCCGCGGCCGAAATCGCCGCCCGCCTCACTGAAAATCGCCGCACCGTGGCCCTTGCCCGCGGCCTCAGCGAAAACGCCCGCGAGCGCATCGTGCAGGCGAAGCTGCCGGGGCTGGAGTTCGGTTCGCGCCGCCGCCGCTTCTACCCGGATGGAGCCAACAGCGCTGCGTTGGTGGGCTTTCTCAACTACGACGGCCAGGGCCAGGGGGGCGTCGAGCAGTTCTACCACAAGCGCCTCACCGGCGCCTCGGCGAGCTACCCGGTCACCCTCGGCTCCGGGGGGTTGCCCTTGGCGAGCACCCTGCCCACCGAGGCGTTCGAGGGCTTCGAGCCGGGCCGTCTGGCCCTCACCATCGATGCGCGCGTGCAGCGTGCCGCCCGCCTTGCCCTGGAGCGCGGCGTCGAAGCCAACCGCGTCACCCGGGGTGCCGCGATTGTGCTGGAGCCCCAGAGCGGCGAAATTGTGGCGATGGCGGTGAGCCCCAGTTTCGACAACAACCGCTACGGCGAATTTCCGCCCGCCCACTTCAAGAACTGGGCGGTAAGCGACCTGTACGAACCAGGATCGACATTTAAGCCCGTCAACGTCGCCCTCGCCCTCAGCGCCGGGGCCATTCGTCCAGACACGGTCGTCAACGACTCCGGTTCGATGAGTTTTGGCCGCTATACGCTCAGCAACTACGACCGGCGGGCGCGCGGGGCAATTTCGGTCACCAAGGTGCTGATGGTCTCCAGCAACATCGGCATGATCCGCCTGATGCAAAAAATGCCGCCCACCGCGTACTACGACAAACTGCGCGAAATCGGCATCGGGGGAGCCGGCGGCGTCGATCTGCCCGGCGAGACGCGCGGGATCATCACCAACCGCACCCAGTTCGCCAAATACCCGGTGCAGGTGGCGACGGTGGCCTTCGGCCAGGGGGTGGCCCTCACGCCTTTGCAACTGGCGAGTCTGCACGGGGCGATCGCCAACGGCGGCATGGCCATCCAGCCCCACCTCGTGCGCGCCTTCGAGAATGACGAAGGCCAGGTGCTCTGGAAACCGGAGCACCGGCCCAACAAGCGCATCTTCACCCCCGAGGCGACCGCCGCCGTGCGCGAGATGATGATGCACGTCGTCGAAGAGGGCACCGGCAAACCGGCGCGCATCCCGGGCTATCGCATCGGCGGCAAGACCGGCACCGCCCAAAAAGCGAACATCGGCGGGCGCGGCTACCTGGCGGGCAAAAAGATCACCAGCTTCGTGGGCTATCTACCGGCGCGCAACCCGCGCTACGTGGTGCTGGTGGTGCTCGATGAACCCAAGTCCGGCAACGCCTTCGGCTCGACCACCGCGGCTCCCATCGTGCGCGAAATCTGCCAGGAACTGATTTCCTACGGCAACCTGCCGCCAAGCCACCCTCAGGAGTTACTCGCTTCCGCCTCGACCAAAAAACCGTAA
- a CDS encoding DUF6888 family protein: MPTAEQFVALLRTCLTLSDFYTPIYLVRVDERTGNLVILAGEEVEVEIFPDGRREIR, translated from the coding sequence ATGCCCACGGCCGAGCAGTTTGTCGCGCTTTTGCGTACCTGCCTGACGCTGAGTGATTTCTACACACCTATCTACCTGGTGCGGGTGGACGAGCGAACCGGCAACTTGGTGATCCTGGCTGGTGAGGAGGTTGAAGTGGAGATTTTCCCCGATGGAAGGAGGGAGATTCGATGA
- a CDS encoding dockerin type I repeat-containing protein has protein sequence MMTLYRPSIQSVWLAAVLLLLSVGPLAAQQAGDIDGNGKTEGADLTLLEQYLDGSGLLVEEQSRRADITGDGQVDGKDANALRQRLGIAAVEEPSLSGRASAERAGGEQRRAPYRASASGSAFSLGLEEVVPEWVRGSWRFVSQIYEARGGFSSGSGNAQSEQISLPGDLSNLYSTYKVATGERLDRLCWQVNDYSDVRFSFTEQLRDQQGAVFASTANITNRGPGRADINIRVEVLDAGNSPAGGGGMLGGIFGFLFGGGRPIGGGVRTGDYYVRGGPMDRLGGSERARLPQVDLEALRCR, from the coding sequence ATGATGACCCTTTACCGCCCGTCGATCCAGAGCGTCTGGCTTGCCGCTGTGCTGCTGTTGTTGTCCGTTGGGCCGCTCGCAGCCCAGCAGGCGGGCGACATCGACGGCAACGGCAAAACCGAGGGAGCAGATCTCACTTTGCTGGAGCAGTACTTAGACGGCTCGGGGTTGCTCGTCGAAGAGCAGAGCCGCCGCGCCGACATCACCGGCGACGGGCAGGTCGACGGCAAAGACGCCAACGCCCTCAGACAGCGGTTGGGGATAGCCGCGGTCGAAGAACCGTCCCTGAGCGGCCGGGCGAGCGCCGAGCGCGCCGGGGGCGAACAGCGCCGCGCCCCTTACCGGGCCAGTGCTAGCGGTTCGGCGTTTTCGCTGGGGCTTGAGGAAGTGGTGCCCGAGTGGGTGCGCGGCAGTTGGCGGTTCGTATCGCAGATCTACGAAGCGCGCGGCGGCTTCAGCAGCGGCAGCGGCAACGCCCAAAGCGAACAAATCAGCCTCCCGGGCGATTTGTCCAATCTCTACAGCACCTATAAAGTCGCCACCGGCGAGCGCCTCGACCGGCTGTGCTGGCAGGTCAACGATTATTCCGACGTGCGCTTCAGCTTTACCGAGCAACTGCGCGACCAGCAGGGGGCGGTCTTCGCCTCCACCGCCAACATCACCAACCGCGGCCCCGGCCGCGCCGATATCAACATCCGCGTCGAAGTGCTCGACGCCGGCAACAGCCCCGCCGGGGGGGGCGGCATGCTGGGGGGTATATTCGGGTTTCTTTTTGGAGGCGGTAGGCCCATCGGCGGCGGGGTGCGCACGGGCGATTACTACGTGCGCGGCGGCCCGATGGATCGGCTGGGCGGCTCCGAGCGCGCCCGCCTGCCCCAGGTCGACCTCGAAGCCTTGCGCTGCCGCTAG
- a CDS encoding HNH endonuclease yields the protein MSSSRIPEHVRFRIHLQALNRCGYCLSAQKYVFGALEVDHIVPKARGGTDVEDNLWLACRLCNGFKGTQTHGIDPLTARRSKLFNPRSQLWKRHFTWSDDGLRVLGRTVCGRATVVALQLNNLIALLVRNEWIKAGWHPPQD from the coding sequence GTGAGTTCCAGCCGGATTCCAGAGCATGTCCGCTTCCGCATCCACCTGCAGGCCCTCAATCGCTGCGGCTACTGCCTGAGTGCGCAGAAATATGTGTTCGGTGCACTGGAAGTCGATCATATCGTGCCCAAGGCCCGAGGCGGGACCGATGTAGAGGACAATCTCTGGCTTGCGTGTCGGCTCTGCAATGGTTTCAAGGGGACACAGACCCACGGGATAGATCCGCTGACCGCTCGACGCAGCAAGCTCTTCAATCCGCGCTCGCAACTTTGGAAGCGGCATTTCACCTGGAGTGACGATGGCCTGCGCGTCCTTGGCCGGACCGTCTGTGGGCGGGCAACGGTCGTGGCGCTTCAACTGAACAATCTGATCGCCCTGCTTGTCAGGAACGAATGGATAAAAGCAGGTTGGCACCCACCACAAGATTGA
- a CDS encoding argininosuccinate synthase yields the protein MRAKKVVLAYSGGVDTSVCIPYLKHEWGVQQVVALAADLGQGENLEAVRQKALASGAAQAIVQDAREDFVYDYAFAALRANALYEGRYPLATALARPLIARILVKCAQAVGADAVAHGCTGKGNDQVRFDVSIGALDPKLKVLAPAREWGMSREETIAYGERYGIPAPVKKKSPYSIDFNLLGRSVECGVLEDPWAEPPEEVYAMSKSVADTPDQPTYIELEFERGVPVALNGTSLGGVKLVGELNRLAGENGVGRIDMVENRLVGIKSREIYECPAGVVLILAHQALEALTLPREVSTYKRGIEDTYAQLVYNGLWYSPLRGALDGFIDFTQQRVSGIVRVRLHKGTATVVGRKSPYSLYDADLATYSEGDSFDHKAAEGFIYVWGLPTRIYAQVRK from the coding sequence ATGCGGGCGAAGAAAGTGGTACTGGCCTACTCGGGCGGCGTGGACACCAGCGTGTGCATTCCTTATCTGAAGCACGAATGGGGTGTGCAACAGGTGGTGGCCCTGGCGGCCGATCTGGGCCAGGGTGAAAACCTCGAAGCCGTGCGTCAGAAGGCCCTCGCCTCCGGGGCGGCTCAGGCGATCGTCCAGGATGCCCGCGAAGATTTTGTCTACGACTATGCCTTTGCAGCCCTGCGGGCCAATGCCCTCTACGAGGGGCGCTACCCGCTCGCCACCGCCCTCGCCCGGCCGCTGATTGCCCGCATCCTCGTCAAGTGCGCCCAGGCGGTAGGGGCCGACGCCGTCGCCCACGGCTGCACCGGTAAGGGCAACGACCAGGTGCGCTTCGATGTGTCCATCGGCGCTTTGGACCCGAAACTCAAAGTGCTTGCCCCCGCCCGCGAATGGGGCATGTCGCGCGAGGAGACGATCGCCTACGGCGAGCGCTACGGCATTCCTGCTCCGGTGAAGAAAAAATCGCCCTACTCGATCGACTTCAATCTATTGGGCCGCTCCGTCGAGTGCGGCGTCCTCGAAGATCCCTGGGCGGAGCCGCCCGAGGAGGTCTACGCGATGAGCAAAAGCGTGGCGGACACCCCCGACCAGCCTACCTATATCGAACTCGAATTCGAGCGCGGTGTACCGGTAGCCCTCAATGGCACTTCTCTAGGCGGCGTGAAACTGGTGGGCGAACTCAACCGATTGGCCGGTGAAAACGGCGTCGGCCGCATCGACATGGTCGAAAACCGCCTGGTGGGAATCAAATCGCGCGAAATTTACGAATGCCCGGCCGGGGTCGTGTTGATCCTGGCCCACCAGGCCCTCGAAGCGCTCACCCTGCCCCGCGAGGTATCCACCTACAAGCGCGGCATCGAGGACACCTACGCCCAACTGGTCTACAACGGCCTGTGGTACAGCCCCCTGCGCGGCGCCCTCGACGGATTTATCGACTTTACCCAACAGCGGGTGAGCGGCATTGTGCGCGTCCGCCTGCACAAAGGCACCGCCACCGTCGTGGGCCGCAAAAGCCCCTATTCGCTCTACGACGCGGATCTGGCCACCTACTCCGAAGGGGACAGCTTCGATCACAAAGCCGCCGAGGGCTTTATCTACGTCTGGGGCTTGCCAACGCGCATCTATGCGCAGGTGCGCAAATAA
- the rsmH gene encoding 16S rRNA (cytosine(1402)-N(4))-methyltransferase RsmH: MRQDLTGTPRFFRLTQGYPGRAHSVVNTLHRSVLLEETLAGLQVHPGGLYLDATVGLGGHSEAILRTENTRVVALDQDEDALAQARLRLAPFGERVRFEHINFAEFEPGEERFDGIVADLGVSSMQLDSPERGFSWRFESPLDMRMDGGGEAETAADLVNTCSAEQLSDLFWRYGEERFSRRIARRIVERRPLRTTTELAAVVASAIPTRQPIHPATRVFQALRIAVNGEVAALETFLERSPDWLVPGGRLAVISFHSLEDRPVKHRWRADPRLEVLTRKTITAGEAEILSNPRARSARLRLARRLSPSEESRP, encoded by the coding sequence ATGCGACAAGACTTGACAGGAACTCCGCGATTTTTTAGGCTGACTCAAGGTTATCCAGGTCGCGCCCACTCCGTAGTGAACACTCTCCATCGATCGGTCCTGTTGGAAGAAACCCTTGCCGGTTTGCAGGTGCACCCCGGCGGACTCTACCTCGACGCCACCGTCGGCCTGGGTGGGCACAGCGAGGCTATCTTGCGCACCGAAAACACCCGGGTGGTCGCCCTCGATCAAGACGAGGACGCCCTTGCGCAGGCGCGGCTACGCCTGGCCCCCTTCGGCGAACGGGTGCGCTTTGAACACATCAACTTTGCCGAATTCGAGCCGGGGGAGGAGCGCTTCGACGGTATCGTCGCCGATCTAGGCGTCAGTTCGATGCAACTCGATAGCCCCGAGCGGGGTTTTTCGTGGCGGTTCGAATCGCCCCTCGACATGCGCATGGACGGCGGGGGCGAGGCCGAGACGGCGGCGGACCTGGTCAACACCTGCAGCGCCGAACAGTTGAGCGACCTGTTCTGGCGCTACGGCGAGGAGCGCTTCTCGCGGCGCATCGCCCGGCGGATCGTCGAGCGGCGCCCCCTGCGCACGACCACCGAACTGGCTGCGGTGGTCGCCTCGGCCATCCCGACCCGTCAGCCCATTCACCCCGCCACCCGCGTCTTTCAGGCGTTGCGCATCGCCGTCAACGGCGAAGTCGCGGCGCTGGAAACCTTTCTTGAGCGCAGTCCCGACTGGCTGGTGCCCGGAGGGCGCCTCGCCGTCATCAGCTTCCACAGCCTTGAGGACCGGCCGGTCAAGCACCGCTGGCGCGCCGATCCCCGCCTCGAAGTGCTCACCCGCAAAACGATCACAGCCGGCGAAGCTGAGATCCTGTCCAACCCCCGCGCCCGTTCGGCCAGGCTGCGCCTGGCCCGCCGCCTTTCACCCAGTGAGGAGTCTCGACCGTGA
- a CDS encoding lipid-A-disaccharide synthase-related protein, with the protein MSKKRLLCLSNGHGEDLIATRIAEALLAYDVEVLALPIVGEGQAYRALGLEIVGPTRTMPSGGFIYMDVREFWKDVRGGLGRLTLEQWRTLRRLAPGCDLVLAVGDVVVLTLAYLTGAPYAFVGTAKSDYYQLGRPSDYTPLERWLMTRRACLVSYVRDRLTAENLGRWVPRATYLGNPMMDRLEPTTTLAVPEGTLVVLLLPGSRPPEAYRNLARMLEVVERLGEVPDRPVHVLCARAGSLEDAGIGAHLPVGWHLEGTVLRRADLAVHLERGRFAECLHRAQLAIAMAGTATEQCVGLGKPVFTMPGEGPQFTYRFAEAQTRLLGESVQLVSGGPETLARRIGQVMGDARLCERIRRNGIERMGTPGAADRIAEHLIKRIG; encoded by the coding sequence GTGTCGAAGAAGCGGTTGTTGTGCTTGAGCAACGGTCACGGTGAAGATCTGATCGCCACCCGGATCGCCGAGGCTCTGCTCGCCTACGACGTCGAGGTGCTCGCCCTGCCGATCGTCGGCGAGGGGCAGGCCTACCGCGCCCTGGGCCTCGAGATCGTCGGCCCGACGCGCACCATGCCCTCGGGGGGCTTTATCTATATGGACGTGCGCGAGTTCTGGAAGGATGTGCGCGGCGGCCTCGGCCGGCTCACCCTCGAACAGTGGCGGACGTTGCGCCGGCTGGCCCCCGGCTGCGATCTGGTCCTGGCGGTGGGCGACGTCGTTGTCCTCACCCTGGCATACCTGACGGGAGCGCCCTACGCCTTTGTGGGCACCGCCAAGTCCGACTATTACCAGTTGGGGCGGCCGAGCGACTACACACCGCTGGAGCGCTGGCTGATGACTCGGCGGGCCTGTCTGGTCTCCTACGTGCGCGACCGGCTCACCGCCGAGAACCTCGGCCGCTGGGTGCCGCGGGCGACCTATCTGGGCAATCCGATGATGGACCGGCTGGAGCCGACCACCACCCTGGCGGTACCCGAGGGAACGCTTGTGGTGCTGTTGTTGCCGGGATCGCGCCCGCCGGAGGCCTATCGCAACCTGGCGCGCATGCTTGAAGTGGTCGAACGGCTGGGGGAGGTGCCGGATAGACCCGTGCATGTGCTGTGCGCCCGGGCGGGCAGCCTGGAGGATGCAGGTATCGGTGCCCATTTGCCTGTCGGCTGGCATCTGGAAGGAACGGTTTTGCGCCGGGCGGATCTGGCGGTGCACCTGGAGCGCGGGCGCTTTGCCGAATGCCTGCACCGCGCCCAACTGGCCATCGCCATGGCCGGGACAGCCACCGAGCAGTGCGTGGGGCTCGGCAAACCTGTCTTCACGATGCCCGGTGAGGGGCCGCAGTTTACCTATCGCTTTGCTGAGGCGCAAACGCGGCTTCTGGGCGAATCGGTACAGCTGGTGAGCGGTGGCCCCGAGACGCTCGCCCGGCGCATCGGGCAGGTCATGGGCGACGCCAGGCTGTGTGAGCGCATCCGCCGCAACGGCATCGAGCGCATGGGCACTCCCGGAGCAGCGGATCGGATCGCCGAACACCTGATTAAACGCATCGGCTGA
- the rsmD gene encoding 16S rRNA (guanine(966)-N(2))-methyltransferase RsmD produces MSLRIYGNRLLRTPGGLDTRPTLGRVRTAVFGRWHGRVEGCRWLDLCAGAGTMGAEALARGAAEAVGIEQAAGVARIAAANWDKIAPGRGTVYKTDALTGIARLGRQGRVFDLIYFDPPYRGELYLPVLEAVGARRLLEAGGELAAEHSEALPDLPEVTGSLVRLDRRVYGGTVVSYYGFLVEAEASNS; encoded by the coding sequence ATGAGCCTGCGTATCTACGGCAACCGCTTATTGCGCACCCCGGGCGGACTCGATACCCGTCCCACTCTGGGGCGGGTGCGAACGGCCGTCTTCGGACGCTGGCACGGCCGGGTGGAAGGCTGCCGGTGGCTCGATCTGTGTGCCGGGGCGGGCACGATGGGCGCCGAAGCCCTGGCACGCGGCGCGGCAGAGGCAGTCGGTATCGAGCAAGCCGCCGGGGTGGCGCGCATCGCTGCGGCCAACTGGGACAAAATCGCCCCCGGCCGCGGGACGGTCTACAAAACGGATGCGCTCACCGGCATCGCCCGACTGGGACGGCAGGGGCGAGTGTTCGATTTGATTTACTTCGACCCACCCTACCGGGGGGAGTTGTATTTGCCGGTGCTGGAGGCGGTCGGTGCGCGCAGATTGCTGGAGGCTGGAGGTGAACTGGCCGCTGAGCACAGCGAAGCACTGCCGGATCTGCCCGAGGTGACCGGTTCGCTGGTGCGCCTCGACCGGCGGGTCTACGGCGGTACGGTTGTGAGCTATTACGGTTTTTTGGTCGAGGCGGAAGCGAGTAACTCCTGA